Proteins from a single region of Pseudomonas fulva:
- a CDS encoding ATP-binding protein, with protein sequence MDSRITDFLGRAESVLTRLEPLLPAVREPLDWRHTLAARWQREGRSGYLQPLKVSLDMKLSDLIGVDTQREQLARNTRQFVQGMPANHALLWGARGTGKSSLVRALLAEHAGAGLRLIEIERDHLADLPRVVEQLMKLPQRFVLFCDDLSFEAGEGDYRVLKSVLDGSLERSPENVLLYATSNRRHLVPERESDNANTRMVDGELHPNEAVEDKIALSDRFGLWLSFYPFTQQHYLDVVRHWIEVQAQQAGLQWQWSEELEKLAVRWATGRGNRNGRCAYQFARQWVGLQLLETSQ encoded by the coding sequence GTGGATTCCCGTATTACCGATTTTCTGGGCCGCGCCGAAAGCGTGCTGACCCGCCTCGAACCGCTGTTGCCGGCTGTTCGCGAGCCGCTGGACTGGCGTCATACCCTGGCCGCGCGCTGGCAGCGCGAGGGCCGCTCGGGCTACCTGCAGCCGCTCAAGGTGAGCCTGGACATGAAGCTGTCCGACCTTATCGGCGTCGATACCCAGCGCGAGCAGCTGGCGCGCAACACCCGGCAGTTCGTGCAGGGCATGCCGGCCAACCATGCGTTGCTGTGGGGCGCGCGTGGCACCGGCAAGTCGTCGCTGGTCCGTGCCCTGCTGGCCGAGCATGCCGGCGCCGGGCTGCGCTTGATCGAGATCGAGCGTGATCACCTGGCTGATTTGCCGCGGGTGGTCGAGCAACTGATGAAGCTGCCGCAGCGCTTCGTTCTGTTCTGCGACGACCTGTCGTTCGAGGCGGGCGAGGGTGATTACCGGGTGCTCAAGAGCGTGCTCGACGGTTCGCTGGAGCGTTCGCCGGAAAACGTGCTGCTGTATGCCACGTCCAACCGCCGGCATCTGGTGCCGGAGCGCGAGAGCGACAACGCCAATACCAGGATGGTCGACGGCGAGCTGCACCCCAACGAGGCCGTCGAGGACAAGATCGCCCTGTCGGACCGCTTCGGCCTGTGGCTTTCCTTCTACCCCTTCACCCAGCAGCATTACCTGGATGTGGTGCGCCACTGGATCGAGGTCCAGGCGCAGCAGGCCGGCCTGCAGTGGCAGTGGAGCGAGGAGCTGGAAAAGCTCGCCGTGCGCTGGGCCACCGGCCGTGGTAATCGTAATGGCCGCTGCGCCTATCAGTTCGCCCGCCAATGGGTCGGGCTGCAGTTACTGGAGACTTCGCAATGA
- a CDS encoding hybrid sensor histidine kinase/response regulator — translation MEIPLRQRLSFKQAGLTVLVAFILGALLSLVQIGVDYASEDAAINREIRALMEISHNPAARIAYNIDAELAQELVVGLRRSPAVIGARIVDSNGEVLASATQPSMQSRYRLFSDFLFGSSRHFETKLSVDHAPDEQLGMLQLDIDTYAFGSNFLKRSVLTMVNGFTRSLLLSVILLVLFYFMLTKPLTQVIQALAGRDLRTPDRTQLPCPPGHESDEIGVLVKVANRQFASIATEIEHRRTAEDRLTDYLGELEAIVSARTVELKAANSRLSRSNHELEQARRDALAMAQARSIFLANMSHEIRTPLNGLLGMLALSLEGPLNSEQRQQLSIAHDSGKVLVDLLNDILDLSKFEAGQLELERIAFDLGALVEGTASLLSQNAQSGVELTCLIDPRLPAQVLGDPTRVRQIVSNLLSNALKFTREGRVDIRIGAEGERIRIEVCDTGIGIAEDAQARIFQPFTQAGANITRQFGGTGLGLALTRRLCEAMQGTLELQSTPGSGSRFSAILPLPSLEAPLPAPQLRGRVLAICAADTGLAELLPLLIGSWGLDYRRLDSARDAEDIPADVIISDCPSCMERLRQQTATPIILVTAYGSFLDSAQAAALAPLEQVARPLTRQHLLQALNHALKRPSDDSAGAPKPIPSDRKPARVLLVEDNPVNQLVAKGMLAKQGLEVVLANNGQQALERLQEEAFELVLMDCNMPVMDGYEASRRIRQNPAWQQLPIIALTANALSDERERCLAAGMSDYLAKPFRREELLALLDQWLPA, via the coding sequence ATGGAAATACCACTCAGACAGCGACTGTCATTCAAGCAGGCAGGCCTCACCGTTCTCGTCGCGTTCATTCTGGGCGCATTGCTCAGCCTGGTGCAGATCGGCGTCGATTATGCCAGTGAAGACGCGGCCATCAACCGCGAGATTCGTGCGCTGATGGAGATCAGCCATAACCCGGCCGCCAGAATCGCCTACAACATCGATGCCGAACTCGCCCAGGAGCTGGTGGTGGGCTTGCGCCGCTCGCCCGCGGTAATCGGTGCGCGCATCGTCGACAGCAACGGCGAAGTGCTGGCCAGTGCCACCCAGCCATCCATGCAGAGCCGCTACCGGCTGTTCAGCGATTTCCTGTTCGGCAGCAGCCGCCATTTCGAGACCAAGCTCTCGGTCGATCACGCGCCGGACGAACAGCTCGGCATGCTGCAACTGGACATCGACACCTATGCCTTCGGCAGCAACTTTCTCAAGCGTTCGGTGCTCACCATGGTCAACGGTTTCACCCGCAGCCTACTGCTGTCGGTGATCCTGCTGGTGCTGTTCTATTTCATGCTGACCAAGCCGCTCACCCAGGTGATCCAGGCGCTCGCCGGCCGCGACTTGCGCACGCCCGACCGCACCCAGCTGCCCTGCCCGCCCGGCCACGAAAGCGACGAGATCGGCGTACTGGTCAAGGTCGCCAACCGCCAGTTCGCCAGCATCGCCACCGAGATCGAGCACCGGCGCACCGCCGAGGATCGCCTGACCGACTACCTGGGGGAACTGGAGGCCATCGTTTCGGCGCGCACCGTCGAGCTGAAGGCGGCCAACAGCCGCCTCAGCCGCTCCAACCACGAGCTGGAGCAGGCCCGCCGCGACGCCCTGGCCATGGCCCAGGCGCGCTCGATCTTCCTGGCCAACATGAGCCACGAAATCCGCACCCCGCTCAATGGCTTGCTGGGCATGCTCGCCCTGTCGCTGGAAGGGCCGCTGAACAGCGAACAACGCCAGCAGCTGTCCATCGCCCACGACTCGGGCAAGGTGCTGGTGGACCTGCTCAACGATATCCTCGACCTGTCGAAATTCGAGGCCGGCCAGCTGGAACTCGAACGTATCGCCTTCGACCTCGGCGCCCTGGTGGAAGGCACCGCCAGCCTGCTGTCGCAAAATGCCCAGAGCGGCGTGGAGCTGACCTGCCTGATCGATCCCCGGCTACCTGCCCAGGTGCTCGGCGACCCGACCCGTGTCCGACAGATCGTCAGCAATCTGCTGTCCAACGCCCTGAAATTCACCCGCGAGGGCCGGGTCGACATCCGTATCGGCGCTGAAGGCGAACGCATCCGTATCGAGGTCTGCGACACCGGCATCGGTATCGCCGAGGATGCCCAGGCGCGCATCTTCCAGCCGTTCACCCAGGCCGGCGCCAACATCACCCGGCAGTTCGGCGGCACCGGGCTGGGGCTGGCACTGACCCGCCGCCTCTGCGAGGCGATGCAGGGCACCCTCGAGTTGCAGTCCACACCGGGCAGCGGCAGTCGCTTCAGCGCCATTCTGCCGCTGCCAAGCCTGGAAGCGCCGCTGCCGGCGCCGCAGTTGCGCGGGCGCGTGCTGGCGATCTGCGCTGCCGACACCGGTCTGGCCGAATTGCTGCCGCTGCTGATCGGCAGCTGGGGGCTGGACTACCGCCGCCTGGACAGCGCCCGGGATGCCGAGGATATCCCCGCCGACGTGATCATCAGCGACTGCCCCAGCTGCATGGAAAGGCTGCGCCAGCAGACGGCGACCCCCATCATCCTGGTCACCGCCTATGGCAGCTTCCTGGACAGCGCCCAGGCTGCAGCGCTCGCGCCCCTGGAACAGGTCGCCAGGCCGCTGACCCGGCAGCACCTGCTGCAGGCGCTGAATCACGCGCTGAAGCGGCCATCCGACGACTCGGCTGGCGCGCCCAAGCCGATCCCCAGCGACCGCAAACCGGCGCGCGTGTTGCTGGTCGAGGACAATCCGGTCAACCAGCTGGTCGCCAAGGGCATGCTGGCCAAACAGGGCCTCGAGGTGGTGCTGGCCAACAACGGCCAGCAGGCCCTGGAGCGGCTGCAGGAAGAAGCCTTCGAGCTGGTGCTGATGGACTGCAACATGCCGGTCATGGATGGCTACGAGGCCAGCCGCCGCATTCGGCAAAACCCGGCCTGGCAGCAGCTGCCGATCATCGCGCTGACCGCCAATGCCCTGTCGGACGAGCGCGAGCGCTGCCTGGCAGCAGGCATGAGCGATTACCTGGCCAAGCCGTTCCGCCGTGAAGAGCTGCTCGCCCTGCTCGACCAGTGGCTGCCCGCCTGA
- a CDS encoding MarR family winged helix-turn-helix transcriptional regulator: protein MDDLALDRQLCFKLYAASRQVIRAYKPMLDGLQLTYPQYLVMLVLWEWDEAAPAQPTVKALGERLLLDSGTLTPLLKRLQAAGLVERRRSAVDEREMHLCLSTQGRELRRRVPVLKQQLLCEHGVDTRQLEPLRAQLDMLLQRLAEPLP from the coding sequence ATGGATGATCTGGCCCTCGACCGGCAGCTGTGCTTCAAGCTGTACGCGGCGTCCCGCCAGGTGATACGTGCCTACAAGCCGATGCTCGACGGCCTGCAACTGACCTACCCGCAGTACCTGGTGATGTTGGTGCTCTGGGAATGGGACGAGGCAGCGCCGGCGCAGCCGACGGTCAAGGCCCTGGGCGAACGCCTGCTGCTCGATTCGGGCACTTTGACCCCACTGCTCAAGCGCCTGCAGGCGGCAGGCCTGGTGGAGCGCCGGCGTAGCGCCGTGGACGAGCGCGAGATGCACCTTTGCCTCAGCACGCAAGGGCGCGAGCTACGCCGCCGCGTGCCGGTTCTCAAGCAGCAGTTGCTCTGCGAGCATGGCGTCGATACCAGGCAGCTGGAGCCCCTGCGCGCCCAGCTGGACATGCTGCTGCAGCGCTTGGCCGAGCCGTTACCCTAG
- a CDS encoding glutathione peroxidase — MSQDLLAIPCTTISGEQKRLGDFGAKAILVVNTASQCGFTPQYQGLEALWQRYRDKGLVVLGFPCNQFGKQEPGDEQAISSFCELNFGVSFPLFRKVEVNGPAAHPLFVQLKRQAPGLLGTQRIKWNFTKFLISGDGRQVSRYAPTTKPEALQAAIDALTDG; from the coding sequence ATGAGCCAAGACCTGCTGGCCATACCTTGCACCACCATCAGCGGCGAACAGAAGCGCCTGGGCGATTTCGGCGCCAAGGCCATCCTGGTGGTCAATACCGCCAGCCAGTGCGGTTTTACGCCGCAGTACCAGGGGCTCGAAGCGCTCTGGCAGCGCTACCGCGACAAGGGGCTGGTGGTGCTGGGCTTTCCCTGCAACCAGTTCGGCAAGCAGGAGCCGGGCGACGAGCAGGCGATCTCCAGTTTCTGCGAGCTGAATTTTGGCGTGAGCTTCCCGCTGTTTCGCAAGGTGGAGGTCAATGGCCCGGCGGCGCATCCCCTGTTCGTGCAGCTCAAGCGCCAGGCGCCTGGCTTGCTCGGCACCCAGCGGATCAAGTGGAATTTCACCAAGTTCCTGATCAGCGGCGATGGTCGTCAGGTCAGCCGTTACGCACCGACCACCAAGCCTGAGGCGCTGCAGGCGGCTATCGACGCGCTCACCGATGGATGA
- the msrB gene encoding peptide-methionine (R)-S-oxide reductase MsrB has protein sequence MSKLEKPLETWREELTDAQFNVCRLGGTERPFTGEYHDSKVPGVYQCVCCGTPLFDSDAKFDSGCGWPSYFQPLDDQVITELDDFSHGMHRIEVRCSNCEAHLGHVFPDGPRPTGLRYCINSVSLKHVPREA, from the coding sequence GTGAGCAAGCTCGAAAAACCCCTGGAAACCTGGCGCGAGGAGCTGACGGACGCACAGTTCAACGTCTGCCGCCTGGGCGGCACCGAACGGCCGTTCACCGGTGAGTACCACGACAGCAAGGTGCCGGGCGTCTATCAGTGCGTGTGCTGCGGCACGCCGCTGTTCGACTCGGACGCCAAGTTCGACTCCGGCTGCGGCTGGCCGAGTTACTTCCAGCCGCTCGACGACCAGGTGATCACCGAACTGGACGACTTCAGCCATGGCATGCACCGCATCGAAGTGCGCTGCAGCAACTGTGAAGCCCACCTGGGCCACGTGTTTCCCGACGGCCCGCGGCCGACCGGGTTGCGCTACTGCATCAATTCGGTGTCGCTCAAGCACGTGCCGCGCGAGGCGTAA
- a CDS encoding pyridoxal phosphate-dependent aminotransferase: protein MQVSKSNKLANVCYDIRGPVLKHAKRLEEEGQRILKLNIGNPAPFGFEAPEEILQDVIRNLPTAQGYSDSKGLFSARKAVMQYCQQKQIEGVGIEDIYLGNGVSELIVMAMQALLNNADEVLIPAPDYPLWTAAVALSGGKPVHYLCDEQAGWFPDIADMRAKITPNTKALVLINPNNPTGAVYSREVLQDIVELARQHNLVIFSDEIYDKILYDEAQHISTASLAPDVLCLTFNGLSKSYRVAGFRSGWVIISGPKHQAKSYIEGIDILANMRLCANVPSQHAIQTALGGYQSINDLVLPNGRLLEQRNRTWELLNDIPGVSCVKPMGALYAFPKIDPKVCPIHNDEKFVLDLLLSEKLLVVQGTAFNWPWPDHFRVVTLPRVDDLEQAIGRIGSFLKTYRQ, encoded by the coding sequence ATGCAGGTCAGCAAATCCAACAAGCTCGCCAACGTCTGCTACGACATTCGCGGCCCGGTGCTCAAGCACGCCAAGCGTCTGGAAGAGGAAGGCCAGCGCATCCTCAAGCTGAACATCGGCAACCCGGCGCCGTTCGGTTTCGAAGCCCCCGAGGAAATCCTCCAGGACGTGATTCGCAACCTGCCCACGGCCCAAGGCTACAGCGATTCCAAGGGCCTGTTCAGCGCGCGCAAGGCAGTGATGCAGTACTGCCAGCAGAAGCAGATCGAAGGCGTCGGCATCGAGGACATCTACCTGGGCAACGGTGTGTCCGAGCTGATCGTCATGGCCATGCAGGCGCTGCTCAACAACGCTGACGAAGTGCTGATCCCGGCGCCCGACTACCCCCTGTGGACCGCTGCCGTGGCGCTCTCCGGTGGCAAGCCGGTGCATTACCTGTGCGACGAGCAGGCCGGCTGGTTCCCGGACATCGCCGACATGCGCGCCAAGATCACCCCGAACACCAAGGCGCTGGTGCTGATCAACCCGAACAACCCCACCGGCGCCGTGTATTCGCGCGAGGTGCTGCAGGACATCGTCGAACTGGCCCGCCAGCACAACCTGGTGATCTTCTCCGACGAGATCTACGACAAGATCCTCTATGACGAAGCCCAGCACATCTCCACCGCCTCCCTGGCGCCGGACGTGCTGTGCCTGACCTTCAACGGCCTGTCCAAGTCCTACCGGGTGGCCGGCTTCCGCTCCGGCTGGGTGATCATTTCCGGTCCCAAGCATCAGGCCAAGAGTTATATCGAAGGCATCGACATCCTGGCCAACATGCGCCTGTGCGCCAACGTGCCCAGCCAGCATGCGATCCAGACCGCACTGGGGGGCTACCAGAGCATCAACGACCTGGTGCTGCCCAATGGCCGCCTGCTGGAACAGCGCAACCGCACCTGGGAGCTGCTCAACGACATTCCCGGCGTCAGTTGCGTGAAACCCATGGGCGCCCTGTACGCCTTTCCGAAGATCGACCCCAAGGTCTGCCCGATCCACAACGACGAGAAGTTTGTCCTCGACCTGCTGCTCTCCGAGAAGCTGCTGGTCGTCCAGGGCACCGCGTTCAACTGGCCGTGGCCGGACCACTTCCGGGTGGTCACCCTGCCCCGCGTCGACGACCTGGAACAGGCGATCGGTCGTATCGGCAGCTTCCTCAAGACCTACCGCCAGTAA
- the htpX gene encoding protease HtpX — MMRIMLFLATNLAVLVIASITLKLLGVDRFTGQNHGSLLIFCAVFGFAGSLVSLFLSKWMAKMSTGTEIITQPRTRHEQWLLQTVEELSRDAGIKMPEVGIFPAYESNAFATGWNKNDALVAVSQGLLERFSPDEVRAVLAHEIGHVANGDMVTLALIQGVVNTFVMFFARIFGNFVDKAILKNEDGHGIGYFVATIFAELVLGILASIIVMWFSRKREYKADEAGARLAGKGAMIAALQRLRAEQGVPVQMPDSLTAFGINGGLKNGLAGLLMTHPPLEERIEALRRLG; from the coding sequence ATGATGCGCATTATGTTGTTCCTGGCTACCAACTTGGCGGTACTGGTTATCGCCAGCATCACCCTCAAACTGCTGGGGGTTGATCGCTTCACCGGCCAGAACCACGGCAGCCTGCTGATATTCTGCGCCGTCTTTGGTTTTGCCGGCTCGCTGGTCTCGCTGTTCCTGTCCAAATGGATGGCGAAGATGAGCACCGGTACCGAAATCATCACTCAACCGCGTACCCGCCACGAGCAGTGGCTGCTGCAGACCGTCGAAGAATTGTCGCGCGATGCCGGTATCAAGATGCCGGAAGTGGGTATCTTCCCGGCCTACGAGTCCAACGCCTTCGCCACCGGCTGGAACAAGAACGACGCACTGGTCGCCGTCAGCCAGGGCCTGCTCGAGCGCTTCTCGCCCGATGAGGTGCGCGCCGTGCTGGCCCACGAGATCGGCCACGTGGCCAATGGCGACATGGTGACCCTGGCGCTGATCCAGGGCGTGGTGAACACCTTCGTGATGTTCTTCGCACGTATCTTCGGCAACTTCGTCGACAAGGCGATTCTGAAGAACGAAGACGGCCATGGCATCGGCTACTTCGTGGCGACCATCTTCGCCGAACTGGTACTCGGTATCCTGGCCAGCATCATCGTCATGTGGTTCTCGCGCAAACGCGAGTACAAGGCCGACGAAGCCGGTGCACGACTGGCCGGCAAGGGCGCGATGATCGCCGCCCTGCAGCGCCTGCGTGCCGAACAGGGTGTGCCGGTGCAGATGCCCGACAGCCTGACCGCCTTCGGTATCAACGGTGGCCTGAAGAACGGCCTGGCGGGCCTGCTGATGACCCACCCGCCGCTGGAAGAGCGTATCGAAGCCCTGCGTCGCCTGGGCTGA
- a CDS encoding thiopurine S-methyltransferase, protein MQESFWLQRWHADQIGFHARQVNGLLQRHWPTVAAASDAPVLVPLCGKSLDIAWLAARGHRVVGVELAEVAVAAFFAEQGVEPLITQEDAFKVYRHGRVELFCGDFFAFEARHMPGCALFYDRAALIALPAEMRERYVRHLQQILLPESHGLLVTLDYDQALMDGPPFSVSDAEVRSWSGKVWESELLESQDALEDRFRARGLSRMDERAYHLRLL, encoded by the coding sequence ATGCAGGAATCATTCTGGCTGCAACGCTGGCACGCCGATCAGATCGGCTTTCACGCCCGGCAGGTCAATGGCTTGCTACAGCGCCACTGGCCCACGGTGGCCGCAGCGAGCGACGCGCCGGTGCTGGTGCCGCTATGCGGCAAGAGTCTGGACATCGCCTGGCTGGCGGCGCGGGGGCATCGGGTGGTGGGCGTGGAATTGGCCGAAGTGGCGGTCGCGGCGTTCTTCGCCGAGCAGGGCGTCGAGCCGCTGATCACCCAGGAGGATGCCTTCAAGGTGTATCGGCATGGCCGGGTCGAACTGTTCTGTGGCGATTTCTTCGCCTTCGAAGCGCGCCATATGCCCGGCTGCGCGCTTTTCTATGACCGTGCGGCGCTGATTGCGTTGCCGGCCGAGATGCGTGAGCGCTACGTGCGCCACCTGCAGCAGATCCTGCTGCCGGAAAGCCACGGCCTGCTGGTGACCCTGGATTACGATCAGGCGCTGATGGACGGCCCGCCGTTCTCGGTAAGTGACGCCGAGGTGCGCAGCTGGAGCGGCAAAGTATGGGAGAGCGAATTGCTGGAAAGCCAGGATGCCCTGGAAGACCGTTTCAGGGCTCGGGGCCTGTCGCGCATGGATGAGCGGGCTTACCACCTGCGCCTGCTCTGA
- a CDS encoding DODA-type extradiol aromatic ring-opening family dioxygenase gives MQPSLFISHGSPMLALQPGASGPALTRLAAQLQRPEAIVVVSAHWESEALQVMSNAQPPTWHDFGGFPAELYQVQYPAPGNPQLAEDIVQRLRAAGLAAQTDERRPFDHGSWVPLSLLYPEANIPVLQVSLPSRQGPALQLRVGEALAGLRERNVLLIGSGSITHNLGELDWRSTGDEAAPWALAFRDWMVERLREDDLAALLDYRRQAPHARRNHPSDEHLLPLFFARGAGGTFAIEHQGFTLGALGMDIYSFA, from the coding sequence ATGCAGCCCAGCCTGTTCATTTCCCACGGTTCGCCCATGCTTGCCCTGCAACCCGGCGCCAGCGGCCCCGCCCTTACTCGCCTCGCCGCCCAGCTGCAACGCCCGGAGGCGATCGTGGTGGTATCGGCCCATTGGGAAAGCGAGGCGTTGCAGGTGATGAGCAATGCGCAACCGCCAACCTGGCATGACTTCGGCGGCTTTCCTGCCGAGCTCTACCAGGTGCAGTACCCGGCGCCCGGCAATCCACAGCTGGCCGAGGACATCGTCCAGCGCCTGCGGGCAGCCGGCCTGGCCGCGCAGACCGATGAGCGCCGGCCTTTCGATCATGGCAGCTGGGTGCCGCTGTCGCTGCTCTATCCCGAGGCGAACATTCCAGTGCTGCAGGTTTCCCTGCCCAGCCGCCAGGGTCCGGCGCTGCAACTGCGGGTCGGCGAAGCGCTGGCCGGGCTGCGCGAGCGCAACGTGCTGCTGATCGGCTCGGGCAGCATCACCCACAACCTGGGCGAGCTGGACTGGCGCTCCACCGGGGACGAGGCAGCGCCCTGGGCCCTGGCGTTTCGCGACTGGATGGTCGAACGGTTGCGCGAAGACGATCTGGCGGCACTGCTCGACTACCGTCGTCAGGCCCCCCACGCGCGGCGCAACCACCCCAGCGACGAACACCTGCTGCCGCTGTTCTTCGCCCGCGGTGCCGGCGGCACCTTCGCCATCGAGCACCAGGGCTTCACCCTGGGCGCCCTGGGCATGGATATCTACAGCTTTGCCTGA
- the pabB gene encoding aminodeoxychorismate synthase component I yields MPTCLVHPLPYQADPAVYFQAVRQAPGAVLLDAGRPVATRGRYDLLSAWPLAQLAPGQGESGAAFFARLREQLAALGPAEMPPGVELPFAGGLLGYLAYDFGRRIEALPVQAGDDLGFGDALFGLYGWALISDHQAGTSQLVLHPSLPAGEQARLLALFEHPPAEVPEQPAFALLAPFQANIDPQRYAEAIGRIQAYIASGDCYQVNYAQRFQARYQGAPWQAYGALRAVCPTPFAGYLSLPGGGALLSLSPERFIRVNGGLVETRPIKGTQPRGRDAQEDASNAQALLASSKDRAENLMIVDLLRNDLGRSCRIGSVRVPELFALESYPNVHHLVSAVTGELAAAKDALDLLLGAFPGGSITGAPKIRAMQIIDELEPTRRGPYCGSLLYLDVRGEMDSSIAIRSLLAKDGVISCWGGGGIVADSAWQAEYQESITKVQVLLSTLEQSCLQAKL; encoded by the coding sequence ATGCCTACCTGTCTTGTCCATCCGCTGCCCTATCAGGCCGACCCAGCCGTCTATTTCCAGGCCGTGCGCCAGGCGCCGGGCGCTGTGTTGCTGGATGCCGGTCGGCCGGTGGCGACCCGTGGGCGCTATGATCTGCTCAGTGCCTGGCCGCTGGCCCAGCTGGCGCCAGGGCAGGGTGAGTCGGGCGCTGCGTTCTTCGCGCGCCTGCGCGAGCAGCTCGCAGCACTGGGGCCCGCCGAAATGCCGCCAGGTGTCGAGCTGCCGTTCGCTGGCGGCCTGCTCGGTTACCTGGCCTACGATTTCGGCCGCCGTATCGAAGCGCTGCCTGTGCAGGCCGGTGATGACCTGGGCTTTGGCGATGCGCTGTTCGGCCTGTATGGCTGGGCGCTGATCAGCGACCACCAGGCGGGTACCAGCCAACTGGTGTTACATCCCTCGCTACCGGCGGGCGAGCAGGCGCGCCTGCTGGCGCTGTTCGAGCATCCCCCCGCTGAGGTCCCGGAGCAGCCCGCCTTCGCGCTGCTGGCGCCGTTTCAGGCGAATATCGATCCGCAGCGCTACGCCGAGGCCATCGGCAGGATCCAGGCCTATATCGCCTCCGGTGACTGCTATCAGGTCAACTATGCGCAGCGCTTCCAGGCCCGCTATCAGGGCGCTCCCTGGCAGGCCTATGGCGCATTGCGGGCTGTCTGCCCAACGCCGTTCGCCGGCTATCTGAGCCTGCCCGGTGGCGGCGCCTTGCTGAGCCTGTCGCCGGAGCGTTTCATCCGGGTCAATGGAGGGCTAGTGGAAACGCGGCCGATCAAGGGCACCCAGCCCCGCGGCCGTGATGCTCAGGAGGATGCCAGCAATGCCCAGGCGCTGCTCGCCAGCAGCAAGGATCGCGCCGAGAACCTGATGATCGTCGATCTGCTGCGCAACGACCTCGGGCGTAGCTGCCGTATCGGCTCGGTGCGCGTGCCCGAACTGTTCGCCCTGGAGAGCTACCCCAACGTGCACCACCTGGTCAGCGCGGTGACCGGTGAGCTGGCCGCTGCCAAGGACGCCCTGGACCTGCTGCTGGGCGCCTTTCCGGGGGGCTCCATCACCGGTGCACCGAAGATCCGCGCTATGCAGATCATCGACGAGCTCGAACCGACGCGCCGTGGACCTTATTGCGGCTCGCTGCTGTACCTGGACGTGCGCGGCGAGATGGACAGCTCCATCGCCATCCGCAGCCTGCTGGCCAAGGACGGCGTGATCAGTTGCTGGGGCGGCGGCGGTATCGTCGCCGACTCGGCCTGGCAGGCCGAGTATCAGGAGTCGATCACCAAGGTGCAGGTGCTGCTCAGTACCCTGGAGCAGAGCTGCCTTCAGGCAAAGCTGTAG
- a CDS encoding ester cyclase, with amino-acid sequence MSDQDLPTVYRAYIDCLNRQDWANLGQFVHHDVVHNGRRLGLDGYREMLERDYQEIPDLQFNIRLLTCEEAMIACRLDFHCTPKGRFLDVPVNGRKVAFSENVFYAFRDGKVGEVWSVVDKAAIEAQLTGRA; translated from the coding sequence ATGAGCGATCAAGATCTTCCCACGGTGTATCGCGCCTATATCGACTGCCTCAACCGGCAGGACTGGGCGAACCTGGGGCAGTTCGTTCACCACGATGTGGTGCATAACGGGCGGCGCCTGGGCCTCGATGGCTACCGCGAGATGCTCGAGCGTGACTACCAGGAGATACCCGATCTGCAGTTCAACATCCGCCTGTTGACCTGCGAGGAAGCGATGATCGCCTGCCGCCTGGATTTTCACTGCACCCCGAAAGGCCGGTTTCTCGATGTGCCGGTCAATGGCCGCAAGGTGGCCTTCAGCGAGAACGTGTTCTATGCCTTTCGTGACGGCAAGGTCGGCGAAGTCTGGTCGGTCGTCGACAAGGCGGCGATCGAAGCGCAGCTCACCGGCAGAGCCTGA
- a CDS encoding spermidine synthase, which yields MPGLPPVEEMKDEVVLAEVHDAFGVIRVVEVGEYRFLEFGESIEQSCVFTADPSWLEYDYTRAMFVGALCHEAPESALFLGLGAGTLTQACLRFLPLNDVETIELRPDVPRLAIQYLGLEDDERLTVRIGDAMQLLPSAETADLIFVDLYTDTGPGVGHLAWRFLDDCRAKLNPGGWLIINQWAGDDGKPLGAALLRGLYHRHYWECPVVEGNVVVLVPAELDQQFDREAVSRRAQTLQAQLGYSLQPLIDAVRMAT from the coding sequence ATGCCTGGCTTGCCTCCGGTGGAGGAGATGAAGGACGAAGTGGTGCTGGCCGAGGTGCACGATGCCTTCGGGGTGATCCGCGTGGTCGAGGTCGGCGAGTACCGGTTTCTCGAGTTCGGTGAGTCGATCGAGCAGAGCTGCGTGTTCACCGCCGACCCGAGCTGGCTGGAGTACGACTACACCCGCGCCATGTTCGTCGGTGCGCTGTGCCATGAGGCGCCGGAAAGCGCGCTGTTTCTGGGGCTGGGCGCCGGCACCCTGACTCAGGCCTGCCTGCGCTTTCTGCCTCTGAACGATGTCGAGACCATCGAATTGCGCCCCGACGTGCCGCGCCTGGCCATACAGTACCTGGGGCTCGAAGACGATGAGCGCCTGACGGTGCGCATCGGCGATGCCATGCAGTTGCTGCCCAGCGCGGAAACCGCGGACCTGATCTTCGTCGACCTGTATACCGACACCGGCCCCGGCGTCGGCCACCTGGCCTGGCGTTTTCTCGATGACTGCCGGGCCAAGCTCAATCCGGGCGGCTGGCTGATCATCAACCAGTGGGCCGGCGACGACGGCAAGCCGTTGGGCGCTGCGCTGCTGCGCGGCCTTTATCATCGCCACTACTGGGAATGCCCGGTGGTGGAGGGCAACGTGGTGGTGCTGGTGCCGGCCGAGCTGGACCAGCAGTTCGACCGCGAGGCGGTGAGCCGGCGCGCCCAGACCCTGCAGGCACAGCTCGGCTATTCGCTGCAGCCGTTGATCGATGCCGTCCGCATGGCGACCTAA